ACCGTCAAAGTTTTGCTCGGGTTTTGGGGGTTGGGATACGTCGAGGTCGCACGTGCCAACTTCAGGACAGGGTTGCGCGGGTGCGCGGAGGCGTCGCGCGTAATGTAGGTAACCCGTTCCCAATTGCCGCTGTTCCAGACAGCCAGGACCAAATCGGAGTAATCTTGTGACCAATTGCGCTGCCAAGCAACTACTACCTTCCCGGTAAGTTCGTCAGCGAGTAGCTGAAGATGCGAATCACTTTGACCATCAAGGCCGAGCGGGAAAGGAACGATTGAGCGTGCGACCTCTACCCCGTCCTTACTTCCCACTAACACGGTTCCCGTCTCGGTGGCGGTGAGGCGCCAGAGGACGCCATTTCTATCAAGGGTGACAGGATCGCTTGCCCAAGAAGCCCCGGACAGGACCAAACCAAGCGCCAAAAGGATGCGTTTCATGGCTACCTCACGCTTTCAAGTTAATCACTTCCCGGACGTTGAAGGCCCGCAGGAACTGCTGCATGCCACGAAAATCCGGGTAGAAACGGGCGAGCTGCCGCAAATAAAAGTCCCCCAAATCCTCTTGACCGGCGTCTAGGGCGGCGTCGGCCAGAAGCATCAAAACGTTGCGCTCAATGTCTTCGTAGCCGAACTCCCGGGCCAAGGCCAAGGCCCTCTCACCCAAAAGTTTGGCGTTCTCCAGCTCCCCCAATTGCAAGTAGCCATAGCAGAGGTCCTGGTACACCTCACCCAGGTATTGGCGGGATCCCAGAGCTTCCAAATTGGCGGCGGCGTCCTGACAAAGCGCCAAGCCCTCTTCGCTTTGCCCCATGCACATGAGGCAGTAGCCGAGGTTATCCCGGGCGATCGCTACAGCTAAGCGGTCCACGCCTACGTGTGGTGCCAATTGTAGTGCGATTGAAAACGATTCGGCAGCCTCGGGAAACTGAGATTTTCGTAAGGCCAACACGCCATGCTGGTTTGCCGAGTGGAACCTGGTGCGCTCATCGCCGCAAACCTCGGAGAGCTCCCGGGCACGGCGGGCGTAAGCGAGGGCTCGCTCCAAATTGCCCTCGGCTTCGTACACCTGCGCGGTGTAATACGCGGCCATCCAGGAGGTGAAGGGATCCCGGGAGCGCATGAGCACGTGCTTGAGCTCGCCCACGGAGGAATCGAGGCGATCGAGCTCCAAAAGCACCACGCAGCGGTTGCAAAAGGCACGATCGGCGAGCTCCCGGTCCCCAGACTTGCGGGCCTCCTCTTCGGCGGCCGAGAATAGCCGGAGGGCAAGCTCCAAGTGCCCACGAGTAAATGTCTTTTGTCCCAACGCGGTAAGTCGAAGGTATCGTTCGGTGGCTGCCATTAACGCCCCTCCCGCTCTTTTAGGAAGTCCACAAAATCCAATACCTCCCGCTGACCGTCAGCGGATAACGCTCGAAACGAGTTTAGCAGCTTTTGCTCCTCTGGTGTCAAGGGGCTGTGATTTAGCTCACCAAAAAATTCCCCCAGCGTGAGCTCGAGGACCTGAAGGATGCGAAAGAGTAGGTCCAAGGGGACGCGATACTCACCCTTTTCAATACGCGACAGATCGGATTGGGAGATGCCAATTTGACGCGCAAGCTGAGCCTGGGTGAGCTGGCGCTCAAGCCGATGTTGGCGGATTAGCCTACCCGGTGCCGTGGCAAGGCGACCCTCATTCACATTGTTAATCTAGCTCCTGGCAGCGGCTTTTGCAAATTCTTTATAGTTGCCCGGGTAGTCCTTCTCATGGGGGCCCTGCCTGTGGCGGGCAAATGGTTGCCCGAGATTTCACCGGTGGCCCGTTTCATCCCGCCGAATTCGAAGGGTCGGGTAGGTTCTAGGGGGGTGGGCAAGGTTGGCATGCGGTGTGCATCATTGAACCGTGGAGGCCTGGTGTTAGGAACCGGGCCCAAGGAGAAAAGGATGATGGCAAATGCTCGGCTTCTGAGGCAAAAAGGTTTTTTGGCGCTCGCTGGGTTGTGTGCAGTGGTCACTATCGCAGTTGGATGTCTAGGGGTGTCATTTGGTGGGGAGGAGAACCAAAGTCCTGCTGTGCAGAAGGCAAATCCGCCTACTTCGCAGGGCCAGAGCTATGACGACTGGGCCCGCGAGTACTACAAGATCATACGCATTCCCAAGCAGTTCGCGCACGTGACCCGGGAAGGTAGGGTTAGGCTGGTAGGTCCGGTAAAGGGGGTGTACGAGCTTGTTGGCGAAGATGACGCTTTTTATCTTGTTCGGAATCTGCCAATCGAGGATCCTGAGTCGCCAGGACATGAGGCATGGTTGGATTCCTTGTATAGAGAGGCGGAAAGGCAGGCACTGGAAGAGTACCTGCGTACAGTGTTTCTAGTCGCTGACCAGCCAGACACCAATTTAGTTTTCACCGATCGTGTGCAATTCGAAAGCCTTTCGAAGGGGCTGCCGAGTAGTGGCAGATGGCAGATGAGTTTCGACGTGGCCGATATGAATGGGGACGGAAAGCTTGACCTGGTGTTGCCACCCCCCCGTGGTGGAAACGGCAAGCCGGTTATCATGCTTCAGGGGGCTGTTTTTGGAGAGTGGATTCCTTGGGGCTTCTGTGTGTGGCCGCGGGATGTCAAGCTTGACTATGGATCGATTCGGGCCGCTGATTTCGACGGTGATGGGCATCGCGACCTGGTACTTGCCGTTCATTTTGGAGATACTGTTGTGATGTATGGCGACGGAAGGGGCAATTTCGAGCGCGCCGTGCGTTTGCCGAGGGGAAATGGTGCGGTCACAGCGCGGGCAGTCGTGGTTGCGGATTTCAACAAAGATGGCCGGCTGGACGCGGCAACGCAGGCCGAGCTGGATGTTGATATTGGTAAGGGACAGCTTGTGCGAAGTGGGTTGGTCAACGTTGTCCTTAATCTCCCAACAGATTGGAAGTTAGGCGGCAACGAAGGGCTTCCGGATTCAGGCCACAGCGACTGGCTAACCGCCCATGACCTAGATGGTGATGGATACCCGGAGCTGCTTTTGACATCGAGGAAAGCCGGGGAGGCGAGGCTTATACTCAAAAATCTTGGGGGCGCAAAAAGCTGGGAACCTCTCGCCTCGAAGGCGCTCCCGTTTGACGCGTTCGTTTTTAGTGTCGCTGCGGGGAAAGTGGACGATGCGAAAGCTCGTGATGTGGTCTACTGTTTCGAACAGTTTCACCCGATGAAGCAGGGAGAGCCTGCGCAGGCGTGTGCTCTCTATCATTTCCATGATCGCCAGGGTCGTTTTGCAATCCCTGGCAGAGGCGAACTAATCTGGAAGACCACAGCTTATTTTGAGAACCCCAAGGGGGTGGCGTTGGGTGATCTCGACGGCGATGGTCGCAATGACCTTGTGATTATCTTCCCATCCGGAAAGGTCCTGGTCCTTCTTCAGGGTGCGGACGGGCAATGGCTGGAAGAGAGATCCCCCGAACTTGTTTTTACGAACACGGATCTTTTCGACGTGCGAATTGCCGATCTCGACGGTGATAAGAGGTCTGAACTCATCCTGATGGGCGCGCCGAAAGAGCAGAAACAAGAGGGCGGCGGAGTTTTTGTGTTCAAGGTGCATCGGAAGACAACGTAATCGCGGGGAAGCTTATTCAGGATAGCCAAAGTAAGACAGAGCGTCCGCAACCTGCGCAAGGGGTTTCCGACGTATGACCGAACCTAGCGGCGTGGCGCTCTTCAGCAAAGCGGATTGGTAGTGAATAGAGTGGTTGGTTCCGGGAGCGCGCAGCAGCGGTGGGTCCAGATTGGGTCCTGGGGCTAAGGGAAGGAAGAGTAGGTAGCTGTCCAGACCTACGCCCGGAGAGATAAGAAACGCTCAAACCGGCGGCTCTGTTCTCGCTCGGTTAACGGCGCATGAGGGGTGCCCGTCCTCGAGTTTCTGGCAGGGAGGGGGCTTTAGCCTTAAGCCGCTCGACTTGCACGTATTAGGCGAATCTGTTGCCTCTTTCACGGTTGCGATTTTCTAAGATGTTCTAAGATGGTAAACCTAGCCGCTAGGGAACCAAGGGGGGACTTGACAACGGGGGAGGGATGGCTTAGCTTAATGACTCAGAAGCATAGGGGCGGGAAACCGGCCCTAGATTGCGGCGAAGGAGGTGGTGCGTTGAGTAGTGGCGAGTGTTGTCGGGCCAAGGTTGAGGAAAAGAGGTTTCATCTCGCTAGTTAGACGAAAGGAGGAGTAGGAATGAAAAAAGTACTGGCACTATTTGCTCTTTTTTGGCTCTTGCCGGCGGGGTCGCTTACGCGAACTTCTGTGCGCGTGACTACGTCCCTGCCGCAACCATTTTGGTTCCGTACGCCGTTGTGGACTTGACGTCTGCTGGCGTTCCGGACCCCAACGGTTACACCACCATCTTGACGATCACCAACGTTTCCGAGACCGCTCAGCTCATTCACGTCACGGTTTGGACCGCGCGGTCGGCAGCGGTGGTGGACTTCGATGAGGTGCTTTCGGGTTACGATGTGTGGTCAATCAACTTCCGCGACCTGCTGGCTGGGCGGTTCGATTACTTCGACACCGGGACGTCGCCGGTCGGGTTTTTCGATACCAGGGTAGGAAGTTCGAACTTTAACGGCATTCCTGGGGTTGACACTGGTCCTACTGCACCTTCTTGGGGCCCCTCGTCAAACTGCGTGAATCCCGGCGGTCTGACTCCTGATGACTATGACACCGCAAACCTCACTGGCTGCAACTTCCCGTACGGTGACCTGAGCTCGCTGGGACCGACAATCACCGGTAACCTGCAAAGCGCTATCAGGAACTACCCGCAGTGGAACTGGTGTGGTGTGAGCGACCCGGCGAGCTCTCCCTACTGGCAAACCATTACCAACAGGCCGGTGTTCTTCTATGTAACCGTTGACACCGTTGCCCAGTGCAGCCTGCGATTCCCGACTGACAACAACTACTGGACCACTGATGCCGAGTTTGACAACGTTTTGATTGGGGATCTCCTCTACCTTAATTCTGCTGCTAACTACTCCGAAGCTATTCCAGCTGTGCACCTCGAAGCCGACGTGGATTGGACGGGTCGCACGTTCTACCAGAGCCGTTTGGGCGGTGGCAGACTTGACTATCGCGAGCCTCTCGCTACAGCCTTTGCGTTCCGCTACTTCAATATCCCAGAGGCTGGCTTCTCGACCGACGTGATCGTGTGGAAGAACTACCACGACCGGCAGTGGATTGACCTGAACGGTAACGGTGTAGTTGACGCCGGCGAGTACTTCTATGTCGCAGACCGTGGTTACGTTTATTACGCTTTCGACGAGAATGAGAACAGCAAGAGCCGGACCGGCGGACCTTCGGGCTTTGAGAGCACTGAGCCCAACAATTTGCCTTTGGAAACCCAGAAGGTTCCCTTTAACCAGGCCAACTGGAGTGGCTTGCCGGCCCCGGCTGGTTGGGCGCTCCTGGTCTTCGACCCATCTATTCGTAAGGTTGGAAACACGTGGTCGCAAGAATACCAAGCTTGGGTTGGCGTCAAATACACCTTTGGCTCTTATTCGGCGGGTCTGGATGCGGCGGTTCTCGGCAATTACCACTGCTTCAGTGGCGACATTCTGCCTGACCTCAACACGTATTCTGGAGCCCCGGCTGACGGTGTCTTGATCCGTTAGCGCACTCTTTAGCTCTTGCCTTAGGGCGGGCCTCGGCCCGCCCTTCTTTTTGTGACGCTCCTCACCCTCGTGCATTGACGCGAGAGAGACGACTCATCATAATGAAAGGCGGGAGGGAACACCATGCCTCGTCGAGGAATATTCGCCTTTATCCTTCTAGTACTAACCCCTTGGCTTAGCGTACCCCCCGTGTTCGCGCAGGGTTGCTATGGTGGCCCTTATACACTGGAAAGCGTGTGTGCTAGTACCGGCGAAACGGCTTACTACGCCCATGGTTCACGGTTCCTCACCACCGTCTCCTATGGTGGCTCTCTCCTCGGTATCAACGCGCACTACAACCATTTGGAAGTTTTTAAGCTCGACAATCCGATGAGCCCTCAGCTATTGACCCCTGCCGCTATACCGTTGCCTTGGAATGTCAGTGGCGAGGGGACCCACTCGAACCTTATTCCCCACGTTCAGCATGTTGCGGTGTTGGACTCCTTCCGCTACGCGGTTGTGTCGCTTTTCACTGCGGGCTGGGATTTCTTTGACCTGCAAACACGCACCTACACCCAGCGAGGCTATAATCCGGTTGAGGCCCTCGCCGAATACACCTACACCAATACTCTTCTCTTTTCCCAAAATGGCAACGTGTATTTAGTTGGTCAAAAGCTCAATCCACAACAACTGACTGCTGGTGACAACTCCATTTACATTTACATTCTAAGCTCGCCCGAGGT
This genomic interval from Thermoanaerobaculum aquaticum contains the following:
- a CDS encoding helix-turn-helix domain-containing protein; amino-acid sequence: MNEGRLATAPGRLIRQHRLERQLTQAQLARQIGISQSDLSRIEKGEYRVPLDLLFRILQVLELTLGEFFGELNHSPLTPEEQKLLNSFRALSADGQREVLDFVDFLKEREGR
- a CDS encoding FG-GAP repeat domain-containing protein, whose amino-acid sequence is MMANARLLRQKGFLALAGLCAVVTIAVGCLGVSFGGEENQSPAVQKANPPTSQGQSYDDWAREYYKIIRIPKQFAHVTREGRVRLVGPVKGVYELVGEDDAFYLVRNLPIEDPESPGHEAWLDSLYREAERQALEEYLRTVFLVADQPDTNLVFTDRVQFESLSKGLPSSGRWQMSFDVADMNGDGKLDLVLPPPRGGNGKPVIMLQGAVFGEWIPWGFCVWPRDVKLDYGSIRAADFDGDGHRDLVLAVHFGDTVVMYGDGRGNFERAVRLPRGNGAVTARAVVVADFNKDGRLDAATQAELDVDIGKGQLVRSGLVNVVLNLPTDWKLGGNEGLPDSGHSDWLTAHDLDGDGYPELLLTSRKAGEARLILKNLGGAKSWEPLASKALPFDAFVFSVAAGKVDDAKARDVVYCFEQFHPMKQGEPAQACALYHFHDRQGRFAIPGRGELIWKTTAYFENPKGVALGDLDGDGRNDLVIIFPSGKVLVLLQGADGQWLEERSPELVFTNTDLFDVRIADLDGDKRSELILMGAPKEQKQEGGGVFVFKVHRKTT
- a CDS encoding tetratricopeptide repeat protein — protein: MAATERYLRLTALGQKTFTRGHLELALRLFSAAEEEARKSGDRELADRAFCNRCVVLLELDRLDSSVGELKHVLMRSRDPFTSWMAAYYTAQVYEAEGNLERALAYARRARELSEVCGDERTRFHSANQHGVLALRKSQFPEAAESFSIALQLAPHVGVDRLAVAIARDNLGYCLMCMGQSEEGLALCQDAAANLEALGSRQYLGEVYQDLCYGYLQLGELENAKLLGERALALAREFGYEDIERNVLMLLADAALDAGQEDLGDFYLRQLARFYPDFRGMQQFLRAFNVREVINLKA